Proteins found in one Panicum hallii strain FIL2 chromosome 4, PHallii_v3.1, whole genome shotgun sequence genomic segment:
- the LOC112889105 gene encoding uncharacterized protein LOC112889105: protein MASSTHEEEEKQPLVDTSPMSWKEKMEVLLVLLSIPLVLAILVYFAVRTAATYNLDQPARHSVELVGAKGIGPALAPGAEPPAFKLLVCVDNGRIFGLRNGGGGDVLVSYAGVPLARGRAPAFRVETKKAVTVAVDATSAGVGVPEDLFQLMSEERRRSGVAQLEIDLWLDYGLFTCRVELGGEQRASECEEQNFIYSS from the coding sequence ATGGCGTCGTCTACgcatgaggaggaggagaagcagcCGTTGGTCGATACCAGTCCCATGTCTTGGAAGGAGAAGATGGAGGTCCTGCTCGTGCTGCTCTCGATCCCGCTCGTCCTCGCCATCCTCGTCTACTTCGCCGTGCGAACAGCCGCGACCTACAACCTCGACCAGCCGGCCAGGCACTCCGTGGAGCTGGTTGGAGCCAAGGGCATCGGTCCGGCGCTGGCTCCGGGAGCGGAGCCGCCGGCCTTCAAGCTCCTCGTGTGCGTTGACAACGGCCGCATCTTCGGCTtgcggaacggcggcggcggcgacgtctTGGTCTCCTACGCGGGCGTCCCCCTCGCGCGCGGGCGCGCCCCCGCCTTCCGCGTGGAGACGAAGAAGGCGGTGACGGTGGCGGTGGACGCGACGAGCGCCGGGGTGGGGGTACCCGAGGATCTGTTCCAGCTCATGTCAGAGGAGCGCCGCCGATCTGGGGTGGCGCAGCTGGAGATCGATTTGTGGCTTGATTACGGGCTGTTCACCTGCCGCGTCGAGCTGGGCGGGGAGCAGCGCGCCTCTGAATGCGAGGAGCAGAACTTCATTTACAGTAGCTAG